GAGGGAGCCCTCATAACTCAGGGGCGGGAACGGCGCGGGCTTCAAGACAGAGAAGAAAACGTAGGGGAAATATGAAATAGAGGTCTCAAGAATAAGCTTGAGAGGGGCCAAAGAAACAACGAGAGAACTGTAAGGCTTTCAAGGTGGTGGCGACCCAACACGATAAcgcaagaaaaaaaggagTGGCCTGCAAAAGAGGGAGgtaaaaaaataaaaagaatgGAATGATGGAATAAAACGAGTGAATGAATGGACAACTCCACGTTCCCAGGCGGGAGTTCACGAAAGAATAGTAATCAGTAATAATGCatgaggaaagaaaaaacacAACATCAAATCGCAAAAAACGAACGACAGACTGGGTTGAgatggagaaagagagagagtgACATGGCAGGGGAAGTTTGGTTTGTTCCAGCTCCCGTGTCCGAGTCAGTATCATTACCGTATCGTACCAGTGGATCAGACAGCTAAGATTAGCTGGGATGACCACATTATACTGAATTGGGTTAAGGTTACTTCCGCTGAACCAATCATATACGAGACCGACAGGCATAACATTTATCCGGTTCCAATGTAGCGTCATAAATTACCACACGCCGTTACGGAGGGGAACGGTCCTTACATAAAATACATACATCTGGAACCTCGCGTCTCGGAATGGAAACTAACCACCCAGTATTATCTCCTGGCATACTTGTATGTGTGCTTGACTTATTGACAGAGGCTGGGAATAAATTCTTGTGGTGCAGATTATTTCTAATGGTGTTTATGCCAGCGGTGTGACTGGAATCACCGAGTATGTgttactccggagtacatggTACTGTAGTACTATCCTCGACTCGATTGCCCCTCTGGATTGTGATTGTGTTTTGTCCAACGATAGACTACATACAAATACATACAGCAAATCCTGATCATGTATCATGTGCGATTGAGTTTCTGAGTTGGATCCAGCGGAGGAGAAACATGCGGGTCCATCTCTGCAAAAATAGTAGCCAACGTTGTACTTGCATACATGGTACAGCGTTTGTGATGCGGTATACTCGGCTTCGATATTGTGTTATTCTCGGATAGTACGGGGTACTTCATACGAGTACTACATATTTCTTGTGTGCAAGCTGTATATGTGTTGAAAGAGAAGTGACGGTACGATATATATCGGCACAGCCATCCTCCCACGTCTCCACATAAGTGAATATTGTACAATAATCAGATAAGCTATCTTCCATTTGGCTGGCTCTCGAACCAGAGATATAAGCATTGATTCGTTAGTTTTAACCCGAGCATACATTGCAGCCGTGATTTGTTGCACTTCTGCCGGTTCTCGCATTGGATATAAGCAACGATAGCCAACATCAGTATTCACCTCCAGCATCTCTTCGTCAACAGACTCATTATCATCTACTTCTCCGTTCTCGAACTTCAGGTAATGTTCGACACCCTCGTCCATCTCGGCCCGCAAGTCGTTGGGGTACATCTGCGGCGGGGCCTCTTCGGTGATGCATAGGTCAGACTTGTTCCGTAGAATCTCATACCAGCTAAACTCAAAGCACTGTCATGAATGGTTTACTGGTGGCGGGTGCAATTGCTGGATATGTATTAGCAGTACGAACGGTCGAGATTCTGAGATAAGGAACTCATCATCCTGCTTCGAACCTTGACTCTTCTCCCAGTATCTTTGCAGTACTTGTGAAGCTCTATATATCCGTCCTGGATTTTCTGCTCACCGGGAGTCAGGGTTTTAACTTAACGCCGATTGCATACCCAATACATCCTTTCAAACCTTCAAGTAAGATATCGGTATCGCTCAGAAGATCCTCATCAATTTTCCCATATCCCACGTCCACAACAACCGGTGGCCAGACGCGGATCCGTGGTCACAATCCAGTCTTTGGGTTCTTTTTGCTGATACCAATATCAGACACAGTGTCAAAAGAACAAACATAGTGCGACATAGTAACTCACCTTCCTTCAAAAGGGCCCTGACACCTATACAATTCAACGCCGTGGTAAACACTCAAAGACTGTTCTTTAACCATTTTATGACGCTCCATTGCCACAGTCCAGTCTTTCAGCCAGCTCGCGCCGCCGGCATGGATGGACGTTGGCCACGTGAACCGCAGAGTTTCATTGCAGGAGTCGTAGGTGAatctatctttttttttttttttaacttCAGCTAGGGTTTTCCAGGGGAAGAGGATAGCCTACCCACATCGGGCTTTCACATAACAGGATTCCGAGCTTGCTGAGTTCGAGATGACGACAGTATATCGTCCATCAGTGTGCGATTTAAGGTCTGCTTTGATCTTTGCGACTGTTCTGTTGATCATCGTGTCGTTAATCGCAATGGCGAGTCTAAGACGAAGATTGCGCTACACTTTCAAGTATGATATTTTAGGGAATTTTTGTGCTGACAGCATTTTTCATGAATACATTATAACTATGAAGACGTGGTCTGGTGATGATGTGTGATGTATGCAGAGATATATCTATGCCGAGCGGACGAGCGGAATGATTATCTTGAATCTCTGGCACTCGAAGAACGATCTATAGTCCGTAGTTTGTACAATTTCATACATATATGACAAAAACATTGTATTACATGCTATTTCGAGACTGTGGAGCTCCAATGACAGAAAGTGGATCTGATACCGCAAAACATCACGCTTCCGACTAAAATAGAAAGTTTGTTAGCGTACCGGTGAGCATACGTTCTACAGAGATATTTCGTGCCTGTTATAAGCGCAAGAGGAATAGAAAACCCATAGCTCTCGTATCTCAGAGCAATCATCGTTGAATATGGAGAAAACTTGTTGGATCGGTTCGCACGACTCGATCGGCTTGATAGACTAGTAAGGATAATGTTTCGGTTGCTGTTTCATCGCCGGTATGTGTAAATTACTGATTCAAAGCGGGCGATGATGGGTCTTATTGACTAGTCCGTACTATGTACAAACGAACATTGATTCGTTTTGTCCAGTCACCTTAGACTTTGTTCTGGTTTGGAAATGGGTGATCGATGCTCCGCATGGAGTAGGAAAGGCCGGTAAGGACAGAAGTCCGGAAGCCAGACTGTTTCACTGCCTTGGTAGATTAGAGATTCCATACTCGAGCATAGTAGAATAGAACTAAATCATGTTTCAATCGCATGAGATCTTGTGGCTTGTCATATAAGGAACATGTACAGGGAAGAGATATGTTTATGCCTGAGGCACAAAGCTATACTCAATCTGGCATCAGTGGCGGCTGTCCCCTTACTAACGCGAAAGACCAACAGCCGCGCGCAACGCAACGCGAACTCCAGAAAAAGGTTGTTCTAGAGCTTCATCACCAGATACCTTCACCGTTGCACTCTTTTCACGGTCAATACTTATTTCGCACCTGGTCCCTTGTCCCTTTGAGCAACTTCATCCCTGCCGGGACCCGAATTTTCATTTGAAtaattcttcttcatccaccgGTGTTCATTCTCCAACATGTGAGTTGCGCCGGTCACGGCTGGTGTCTGCTTATGATTCTGACGGTTTTGACAGGGAGAGCTTCGATAACGTCTATCTCGATCTTTCGAAGAGTCCCGGAAAGTGCAAACTTGCAGAGAGTGGTCTGGGATGGCGACCTTCCGGTGGAGGCGACACATTTACCCTTGATAGCAGCAACATTGGCGCAGCGCAATGGAGTCGCGCGGCCAAAGGGTTTGAGCTGAGAATTCTTTCGCGCTCGTCGGGTGTGATTCAATTGGATGGTTTTGATCAGGAGGTGCGTTGGCCCCCCGTTTCTAATTACGACGCGAGGCACGTTTCTAACTAGAAACCTTGGCTAGGACTTCGAACGATTGAGCAAAGCGTTCAAAATCTGGTATGGCATTAACGTTGAGTCCCGCGAACATGCCTTGAGAGGGTGGAACTGGGGTAAAGCCGAATTCACAAAGGCCGAGCTTTCGTTCAACGTGCAAAACCGACCTGCCTTTGAAATCCCCTACTCCGAAATCTCGAATACGAACCTTGCCGGAAAGAACGAAGTCGCTGTCGAGTTTGCTCTTGGGGATGGACAGACAAATGGAGCTAGTGGCCAGCCGGGCAGCACGAAGAACCGTGGCAAGAAGGCTGCTTCGGGCCCTGATGAGCTGGTCGAGATGCGGTTTTATATCCCTGGTTTGGCagtgaagaaggagaagggcACCAAGGAAGAGACTGGtgaagagggcgaggagaaggaggaagaagaagaggaggaagtcgAGGAGCAGAACGCAGCCAACCTATTTTATGAGACCCTCATGGACAAGGCTGAGATTGGTGATGTGGCTGGCGACACGTTCGCTACCTTCTTGGATATCCTCCATCTTACTCCTAGGTATGGCTTCCGAGATTTGTGGTCGCTATGGGTATTAACAAGTCTGCAGAGGTCGTTTCGATATCGACATGTACGAATCGTCATTCCGGTTACGTGGAAAGACGTACGACTACAAGATCCAATACGCCTCAATCAAGAAATTCTTCCTACTTCCTAAAAATGATGATACCCACATACTTATTGTTCTGGGACTCGACCCGCCTCTTCGCCAGGGTCAGACCCGTTACCCTTTCCTTGTTATGCAAATGAAATTGGATGAAGAAATCAGCCTCGAGCTGAATATGACTGAGTGAGTTTTTCTACTGCTGGATCTTCCTGATGGTCTCTAACGTGTGCAGTGAGCTTCTCGACACTCAATACAAAGACAAGCTGCAGTCTCACTACGAAGAGCCCATCCACCAGGTGGTGACCAAGATCTTCCGTGGATTGTCCGGCAAGAAGGTCATTATGCCTTCGAAGGACTTTGTCAGTCACCATGGCCACAGCGGCGTCAAGTGCTCAATCAAGGCCAACGAGGGTCTCCTTTACTTCTTGGATAAGAGTTTGATTTTCGTTCCCAAGCCTTCAACCTACATCCAGCTTGAGAACGTGGCCATTATTACCATGTCGCGTGTTGGCGGTGCCGTGTCTGCTAGCAGGACGTTCGATATCACTGTTAGCCTGAAGAATGGCTTGGGAGAGCACCAATTCAGCAACATCAACCGGTATGTCGTCCTATCTCGAGGCATCAGATGAACCGTCCACTGACTTCTACAGTGAGGAGCAACAACCTCTCGAAGAGTTCTTCAAGGCCAAGAATATCCGCTTCAAGAACGAGATGACAGATGATGTACGTTTCTCTCTCTCATATACCAAACCACAAGCTAACAATATTAGCACAAATCCCTCATCGCAGCAGCCCTGGATAACGAAGAGATGGGCTCCAGCGACGAAGGCGGCCGTCCTGACCGCGGCTCAGCCGACGAGGACTCGGAGTCCCCCGATGAAGACTTCCAGACCGAATCAGACTCGGACGTCGCCGAAGAATTCGACTCGGCCCACGACAGCAGTGGCAGCGACGACGATGCAGAGATGGACGATGCTTCTGACggtggagatgatgatgaggagatggaggatgcTGAAGAGGCGCggcccaagaagaagagcaagactGGGAAATAGTAGGTTATCCAAGTGCATATGAATTCAATCGTGCATTGACGTGAGTTGTTCTTTTGGTCGCTGTATCTGTATGTATTGTAATATTTATTCTTGGTTCCGTCCACTTGCCATCCGTAACCTGGATTGTAAACCCGACCACAGCAGGGTACActgcatacggagtactcctaCTCCACCAAAACCAACCTTCCATATTCACcaaagtacagagtacacagTACACCATACTCAACCTTCAATTCAAGGACAAAAACTAGACCCTATTAATATGACAACTACGATCGACCTATCCACCTCCAATCCTCCAATATCCCACTCTCCACAAGTAGATAAGGCGATAGTTCTGCAGCCACCGGATAAACTTTGTGTTACTGGCATGCAGTCAGCGCGACTATTGAGTGAAATGAGGTTCCACTGCATGCAGGTGCAGATGCGTGCATACATAggtactgtactctgtactgtagGAAAGGAAGGGAAGGGAAGGGAAGGGTGTATGCTGTTTcgggaagaggaggttggTCTCCTCGAGGCTGGTGATGCTTCTATTACTTCGCACAGGGTACGAGTACAGGATttactacagagtactattGCTTCTCTGTACGAGCATGTGTACTCCGTCTCTCCGTTGTACCCCGTGGCTAGTTATCTGACTGGTTGTATTCGAGATTCCCTACCTCCACGCATGTGCCCAGTATCTGTCAAGTACTTCATAACAATAGACATATCAGTCAATAACCCAATACCTACTCTGTATGACAGTGCTTCAATGATAAAAATGGGGATCGACCGTGAATATTACTAAGCACCCGTCCCGACCCGCCTCGGAGCGGTGATTGGCCAGGACCAGTTGTGACCCCTGGCTGGGCCGAAGAGGGACCATTGGATAGGAGTTCCCCTGAGTGTCAGGTATTATGTACAGAGGACTCCTACAAGTacaagaggaggaggatgagaatgGTAATGTACAATAGACGCTGAACGGGTGGTCTTTGCGGGAGGCCCATGTGTTGGTGGGAGTACTgtacagtactctgtagtatAGGGTAGAGTAAAGTAACAGGTACTCTGTAAAGAGATGGATAAGTTGGGATACTATTGAGTGCgtatagtagtagtagtagtattGCAGAATCTTTTGTCTActtctgtactccgtactgtacagagtacccGACAGTATCAGTATTGTATGGAGTACGGACAGGTCGTCGGAGAATTAACGCCATATCCATAGTATTTTGTAGATGCAGAATGGAATGCTCCTCCATATTGACCAGAATATGGGAGGCTGACCAGAATGAGAGGAAATGCATTGGGCAGATATTGACTGCACCGTACTTGACTGCATAGTACAATCAATTGATTGCTACGGGCGAGGCCCGCCGGGGATTCAAACTAACCAAGATTTGGCCGATGAGCCCCTTTCTCTCatccttttctctctcttctcactctctccaactccctctcttcctcttctttccctttcgccaaaaagaaaaggtgCTGCCCTCCGTTTTTTGTtaattcttcttttctctctttcagTACCctttttattcttttctccccAATTTATTTATTTCTATTTATTGCCCTTTTGGCGTCCTTTTTTAATTCTCTCCGGATCTCCACCGCCCTACAGACACGCTCTCGCCCACCCCCCAAGCTGTGCTTGAGATCCCTCGCTCACCTCCTGCTTTTGTGCTCGCCCTCATTCGTTCGTAATCCAACGTTACTAGGTGTCCGTTGAATAACATCACGGTACGATCGCTCCCCGTTGTTTGTTTGTGTGTGGTGTTGGTGATACCGTTGGGCGCTTGGGAATCCCCCTCCATGTCCCCCTCTCCATTGGTCGTCATCCATCCGTCATTTCCAGAGACATCCGAAGAAGAATCGTGGTTGGAAGGTGTTGCTAACAGAAAGTGCGACTAGGGACCTTCCGTTTCGTCCTTCCCGGCCTCCTTCCTCTTACGCTCGCTTCCAGAAACCCCTACGCATCCTCGACTACCGTAATGGGTAAGCTCCCTGCCCTGCGTGCattcctctctttctctgctCCGTCTACTCTCCATTCGTCTCTGTGTGCGATCGTCTCTTCTTGGAGGAAAATACAATACTCTTGAAATCCTCGAATCTCGCATTGCGACATGGCTCTCTCGCTGGATCTAGATTCTCGCTCGCAGTCAGACTTGAGTCTGGATCTGGGCCTGCCAGACCAGAGAGAATCATCCCTTTTCACGAGCCTTTCTTCGCCCGAGACCAAGGATCaagatgacgaagatgatgCTGATACCGTTGCTATTACTTCTTTAGCCTCGCCTACCCCCCCAGCAAACGGTACTCCCACCGGACGCTTGTCTCCCGACAGCAGGGCCGAATCTCCCTTTGTTGAGCGCAGTAACCCCATGGGCTCTGGCAACGCTCAAACCGTCAGCTCAAAGGACCCCAAGGCCGTCGCCCAGGCTGCCACCGATATGAAGAACGTCGTTCGCCGCAAGCTGACCGGCTACGTTGGTTTCGCCAACTTGCCCAACCAATGGCACCGTAAGAGTGTCCGTAAAGGATTCAACTTTAACGTGATGGTTGTCGGTATGTAGCTTCATCCCGAGGTGTGACTGCGGTGCTAACGGTCTCAGGTGAATCTGGTCTCGGAAAGTCGACTCTCGTCAACACATTGTTCAACACCTCTCTCTACCCCCCGAAGGAGCGCGCTGCCCCTAGCCACGACATCATCCCCAAGACTGTGGCCATCCAGTCCATCAGCGCCGATATCGAGGAGAACGGTGTCCGTCTTCGTCTCACCGTCGTCGACACCCCTGGATTTGGTGACTTTGTGAACAACGATGACTCGTGGCGCCCGATTGTCGAGAACATTGAGCAGAGATACGACGCCTACCTCGAGGCCGAGAACAAGGTCAACCGCACCAACATCATTGACAACCGTATCCACTCTTGCGTCTACTTCATCCAGCCTACGGGCCACTCCCTGAAGCCTCTGGACATTGAGGTCATGCGCCGGTTGCACACCAAGGTCAACCTGATTCCCGTCATTGCCAAGGCCGATACTCTTACGGACGAGGAGATTGCTTTGTTCAAGCAGAGAGTACGTTCCTTTCTTCCTATACTTATTTTTCTCGGCTAACCCCAGCAGATCCTCGCCGATATCCAGCACCACTCGATCCAGATCTTCGAGGGCCCCCGCTACGAGCTCGACGACGAAGAGACCATCGCTGAGAACCAGGAGATCATGTCTAAGGTCCCCTTTGCCGTTGTTGGTGCCAACTCGGAAGTCACAACCGCCGACGGTCGTCAGGTCCGTGGCCGTAGCTACCCCTGGGGTACCATTGAGGTCGACAACGAGGAGCATTGCGACTTTGTCAAGCTGCGCCAGATGTTGATCCGTACCCACATGGAAGAGCTCAAGGAGCACACTAACAACAGCCTCTATGAGAACTACCGCTCTGAGAAGTTGACCCAGATGGGTGTTGCCCAGGACCCAAGCGTCTTCAAAGAGGTCAACCCTGCCGTCAAGCAGGAGGAGGAGCGGGCTCTCCACGAGCAGAAGCTTGCCAAGATGGAAGCCGAAATGAAGATGGTCTTCCAGCAGAAGGTggcagaaaaggaaagtAAGCTGAAACAGAGCGAAGACGAACTGTACGCCCGACATCGCGAGATGAAGGATCAATTGGATCGTCAACGCGTCGAACTAGACGAAAAGAAGGGTCGTCTGGAAAGCGGACGGCCGATCGaggagaagggaaagagaaagggGTTCTCACTCCGTTAATCGATAGCTCACTACCAACGTGGACGACCTCTTTTGCACCGACCGACCAAGCGCGctcctttttatttttctctCGAATATTCTCGACCACACACTCTTTTTGATTCTCCTTTTCCATTTTTGTGTTTTTGTATCTCACACGCTCCCTCGAAGTCTTTTATTTTCTCTCACCTTTTTTGCTTCAGGTAATGAATCTATTCTTTAATTGGGTGGaccgaagaaaagaaatgtgCTGCATTCTTGAtttcttcgtttcttttaTCTATTAAACCTAATAACCGGACCTGAACATAGGAAAATGAGCTGGAACACGGGGCTGCGAATCTGTACTCGATAGTCTTGCAGTCTGTTCAGGTTCAAGATTTACTGGCCTCATGTCCACCTTTTACTTCTTGTTATGTACTTTTGTCTACGCTATACCTTTGTTCTGTCTATTCCCTCTtgttctttgttctgttccAACTGCTACCGACAAtcctttgctttctttcaTGCAGTCGTGTTATTAGTTGCAAATGACAGTTTACTGTATATCTCTTGCTAAGAGTAGATTTCCTTGGTTATTGTAGCCAAGGTTGAGGTCCAACGTGAAGGTCTTCGGAAGATGCTCTCAGAGCTCATATGGACAAAATGATTGGGTTTGGTTACATGGGTATTGGCCTACTTTCCCTTCTCCCATCTGTTTGGGTCATTGATCAAGACAGGGCTATCAGTCTCAATGGAACCAATTACTACGTAAGTGGTGTCTCTGTGTCGAAACTGGCAGTTCATGAGCGGATAGCCGTGGCTGCGAAGGAAAATGAATATATTATCTCGATAACGGTAATCCGTATAAGTGAGGGTTTTCTCAAGGTACAAGTAGCTTACAGGAAGAAACCGTTAAGAGCTATCGGTCTCCATCAACTGAGCTTTTCCGTATATTCCATGAGGCGCCACCACTTGGGAGGGTTGGAAAGCCGGAGGACCTTCAGATGGCGGCATTGTACCTTCTGAGTGATGCCTCCTCGTATGTCACCGGGCAGGATATCGTGGTAGACGGTGGAATGCAGGTCTCTTCCGGAAACTACAGGTGTGCCATGTAGTCTACTCAACCAGTCAATTTCTATCACCGACAATATATTTTTCACGCATATAACGAGCGTAGTATTGTTCCTCATATTAGTTATATTGTTTTgaaggtttttttttttcttttttttatgtTCAACTAGTTATTGAATATATCCCCAATAGAAGCAAACGACAGAATGTTGCTGAATCGCGGATTTCCTAATTCGGATCTACAAGGGTAACTACGTCATACTGCGGGGAGCTAACTCCTCCCCTCACAATTCTCTTACAGCTTCAACTCTGACCACCTCGTTAGTACAAAGAAGTTCACTCTGCGAAATGGCTTATCCGCGACCTGATTTTCAGCGTAAAAACCTCCATTGGATTTCCCTCGACGGGATATGGGACATCCTCTTCGACGACGCAGACAGCGGCCTTTCCCAATCATGGCACCTAAAGGGGATACCCTCCGAAGCAGGAGCAAACAAGCGGCGAGATATCAGAGTGCCCTATGCTTTTCAAACCCCGGCCTCCGGAATTGGTGTCCATGAAGTCCACGAGGTAATCTGGTATGAGCGCACCGTGAGCGATATCCGCACCATCGATGAGATAAACCGCGGAAACCGCCTGGTGATTCGTTTTGGTGCTGTCGATTATGAGTGCTCTGTTTGGGTAGACGGTCATTTCGTGGGATGTCATCAGGGCGGCCATGTACCCTTTGACCTCGATATTTCGGATGCCTTCTCTCGTCCCGACGCTACGAAGAAAACAATTGAGGCCCGTTTGACATTGCGAGTCCGTGACTCTGCAACTGATCTTGCCCAGCCCCGTGGGAAACAGTACTGGGGTCCCGTTCCGGAGAGTATCTTCTACACACCCACGAGTGGAATTTGGCAGACGGTTTGGTTGGAGAGTGTCCCTCCAGTGCGACTCTCTTGTGGCAGTGGTGGCACAGTACTCCGTTCGGATGATATCAAACGGGGCCTACTCCATGCTTGTGTTGCCGTCACTGGTCGACCAGTTGGCTTCCAATGCAGCGTTGAGATCGAGTCTCATCTTGCTGGACAATCCGTCAATAAGGCCAAAAGTGATCTCCCAAAGGATCGAGAGTTTGCCAATATCGATCTGAGCATGAAAGTGCCAAACGCAGCAGAATTGAAGCACAAGATACCGTTTAACGCGGACGAATGCTGGCACAATGGTGTGGCACTTTGGCATCCTGGTCATCCGATTCTATATGACTTGGTGCTGCGCCTCTATGACTCCTCCGGGAAAGTGGTGGACGAAGTTCAAACGACAACCGGAATGCGTCACCTTTCATGGCAAAACGGCGACGGAACTTTTCGAATCAACGACAAGCCTTTCTTCCAAACTATGGTCCTGGACCAAGGCTACTGGGACGAGACTGGTCTCACACCTCCTTCCCCAGAAGCCTTGAAGATCGACATTGAGTTGACGAAGAAAATGGGGTTCAGTGGTTGTCGCAAACACCAAAAGGTTGAGGATCCTGTCTTTTACTATTGGGCTGATCGATTGGGCTTCCTCGTCTGGGGCGAGATGGCCAATGCCTATGCATTTGGCAACGACTTTGTCGAGCGAGTCAACAGCGAGTGGATAGCGTCTGTCAAGAGAGACATCAATCATCCTTCCATTATCACTTGGACTCCTGCGAATGAAAGTTGGGGCTATACTTCGCTGAAGGACAATATCGAGCAGCGCAACCATCTTCGCTCTGTGTATTACCAGACGAAGTATGTCCATCTCCAAGGTCCTCCTTAACCATGCTAACATATTGATAGAACCCTCGACCCAACCCGCCCaatcaacgacaactgcggCTGGGAACACGTCCTGACAGACCTTACCACCTATCACGATTACAGCGACTTCACCGACCTTTCCGTAACATGCTCCAATATGGGCACCGGAATCCTAGGCCAAAAGGGCGGACACGACATGTTCGTCCCGCCTTCAGGCTCCGATCCAGGCTCCAAGCATCAACCAGGTGCCCCGGTGATCTGCTCCGAGTTTGGTGGCGTAAACATCGCCCCTTCAAAGGATTCTCCCGCTGCTACTGAACGGGACTGGGGTTATACTACCGCGTCTGATCCAGAAGATTTCTTATATCGTTTTGAAAAACTGGTAATGGCGATTGTGAAGGGAGGTAATTCGCATGGCCTTGTGTATACTCAGATGTATGGCCCTCCCCTTCTGTCCGCTGTAGGT
The sequence above is a segment of the Aspergillus chevalieri M1 DNA, chromosome 6, nearly complete sequence genome. Coding sequences within it:
- the POB3 gene encoding FACT complex subunit POB3 (BUSCO:EOG09261WVT;~COG:K;~EggNog:ENOG410PHIH;~InterPro:IPR024954,IPR035417,IPR000969,IPR011993, IPR013719,IPR038167;~PFAM:PF17292,PF08512,PF03531;~antiSMASH:Cluster_6.4;~go_component: GO:0005634 - nucleus [Evidence IEA];~go_function: GO:0003677 - DNA binding [Evidence IEA]), producing the protein MESFDNVYLDLSKSPGKCKLAESGLGWRPSGGGDTFTLDSSNIGAAQWSRAAKGFELRILSRSSGVIQLDGFDQEDFERLSKAFKIWYGINVESREHALRGWNWGKAEFTKAELSFNVQNRPAFEIPYSEISNTNLAGKNEVAVEFALGDGQTNGASGQPGSTKNRGKKAASGPDELVEMRFYIPGLAVKKEKGTKEETGEEGEEKEEEEEEEVEEQNAANLFYETLMDKAEIGDVAGDTFATFLDILHLTPRGRFDIDMYESSFRLRGKTYDYKIQYASIKKFFLLPKNDDTHILIVLGLDPPLRQGQTRYPFLVMQMKLDEEISLELNMTDELLDTQYKDKLQSHYEEPIHQVVTKIFRGLSGKKVIMPSKDFVSHHGHSGVKCSIKANEGLLYFLDKSLIFVPKPSTYIQLENVAIITMSRVGGAVSASRTFDITVSLKNGLGEHQFSNINREEQQPLEEFFKAKNIRFKNEMTDDHKSLIAAALDNEEMGSSDEGGRPDRGSADEDSESPDEDFQTESDSDVAEEFDSAHDSSGSDDDAEMDDASDGGDDDEEMEDAEEARPKKKSKTGK
- the aspB gene encoding septin AspB (COG:D;~EggNog:ENOG410PGWY;~InterPro:IPR030379,IPR027417,IPR016491;~PFAM:PF00735,PF01926;~antiSMASH:Cluster_6.4;~go_function: GO:0005525 - GTP binding [Evidence IEA]); protein product: MASPTPPANGTPTGRLSPDSRAESPFVERSNPMGSGNAQTVSSKDPKAVAQAATDMKNVVRRKLTGYVGFANLPNQWHRKSVRKGFNFNVMVVGESGLGKSTLVNTLFNTSLYPPKERAAPSHDIIPKTVAIQSISADIEENGVRLRLTVVDTPGFGDFVNNDDSWRPIVENIEQRYDAYLEAENKVNRTNIIDNRIHSCVYFIQPTGHSLKPLDIEVMRRLHTKVNLIPVIAKADTLTDEEIALFKQRILADIQHHSIQIFEGPRYELDDEETIAENQEIMSKVPFAVVGANSEVTTADGRQVRGRSYPWGTIEVDNEEHCDFVKLRQMLIRTHMEELKEHTNNSLYENYRSEKLTQMGVAQDPSVFKEVNPAVKQEEERALHEQKLAKMEAEMKMVFQQKVAEKESKLKQSEDELYARHREMKDQLDRQRVELDEKKGRLESGRPIEEKGKRKGFSLR
- a CDS encoding glycoside hydrolase family 2 protein (CAZy:GH2;~COG:G;~EggNog:ENOG410PMBT;~InterPro:IPR006103,IPR006102,IPR017853,IPR036156, IPR008979,IPR006104,IPR013783;~PFAM:PF02837,PF02836;~antiSMASH:Cluster_6.4;~go_function: GO:0004553 - hydrolase activity, hydrolyzing O-glycosyl compounds [Evidence IEA];~go_process: GO:0005975 - carbohydrate metabolic process [Evidence IEA]), whose amino-acid sequence is MAYPRPDFQRKNLHWISLDGIWDILFDDADSGLSQSWHLKGIPSEAGANKRRDIRVPYAFQTPASGIGVHEVHEVIWYERTVSDIRTIDEINRGNRLVIRFGAVDYECSVWVDGHFVGCHQGGHVPFDLDISDAFSRPDATKKTIEARLTLRVRDSATDLAQPRGKQYWGPVPESIFYTPTSGIWQTVWLESVPPVRLSCGSGGTVLRSDDIKRGLLHACVAVTGRPVGFQCSVEIESHLAGQSVNKAKSDLPKDREFANIDLSMKVPNAAELKHKIPFNADECWHNGVALWHPGHPILYDLVLRLYDSSGKVVDEVQTTTGMRHLSWQNGDGTFRINDKPFFQTMVLDQGYWDETGLTPPSPEALKIDIELTKKMGFSGCRKHQKVEDPVFYYWADRLGFLVWGEMANAYAFGNDFVERVNSEWIASVKRDINHPSIITWTPANESWGYTSLKDNIEQRNHLRSVYYQTKTLDPTRPINDNCGWEHVLTDLTTYHDYSDFTDLSVTCSNMGTGILGQKGGHDMFVPPSGSDPGSKHQPGAPVICSEFGGVNIAPSKDSPAATERDWGYTTASDPEDFLYRFEKLVMAIVKGGNSHGLVYTQICDIEQEVNGLYSIHRKEKIPSERVRAIMDAAREYYYKNVAVQRTHLGSKVVHGLEKRFHM